The Mangifera indica cultivar Alphonso chromosome 19, CATAS_Mindica_2.1, whole genome shotgun sequence nucleotide sequence CTGCATAAGCATTGAGAAGCTCATTCTGTGCAGACCAGAAATCAGCTTTCAGACCTCCTCTTCTTATggcttttaatattttgtttctatGTGCATATCCTGTAACCACTACCTTCTGGCTATTGCCATCCACTTCTACTTTCTCTACTCCTGTAAACattgaaatcaaaatcaattaaaaccaaTGCCAGGggtgaatttgaattgagatttGAGCCCACCCAAGCTTATTGTCAATCCGAACTCATATCAAAGTCATAATactcaattcaaacttaaatttaaactcatttaaattgatatataatatcaataaaagattgaagattaagtgaataatattataaatggtGAACAATAGTGTCAATAGGATAAATAATATGaactaattaataaatgagtCATTTTATATCGACTtatttgaattgtattataGGTTTAATCTGAgttgactcaaatcaaattcatcgtttacatcatttaaaatcaattcacaTTGACTCAAACTTAGATCGAAACCATAAtatttaacttaagtttgaattattgtGTTAATAGATTGACGATTGGGTAAATAGTATCATTTAGGATGAATAAGATGATCGATGGATGAACAATACCATCGAATAAACTAATAAGTCAATCTTCAACTGAAACTAATTGAAAACATCACCCAAATATAGACAAATCAAATCATACAATGAATTTGAACAATCACCTTTCAGTTTTGACAGGCATTTTCTAAGCCTCTTCTCATGCATGCCAACCATCTCCACCTTCAATTCAACTGTCTGCAACATCAAACA carries:
- the LOC123203760 gene encoding heavy metal-associated isoprenylated plant protein 28-like, with amino-acid sequence METVELKVEMVGMHEKRLRKCLSKLKGVEKVEVDGNSQKVVVTGYAHRNKILKAIRRGGLKADFWSAQNELLNAYAAATATATYGNFRFNNYNFF